Proteins encoded together in one Telopea speciosissima isolate NSW1024214 ecotype Mountain lineage chromosome 6, Tspe_v1, whole genome shotgun sequence window:
- the LOC122664281 gene encoding protein MEN-8, with translation MASLKFIISLLLVVVALVTQAQVARSQNCGNELNSLTVCAPFVLPGSQNSNPSSECCAAIRGVDQGCYCNTMRIISRLPSQCQQSPMTCP, from the exons ATGGCATCACTTAAGTTTATCATCTCTCTCTTGCTGGTTGTGGTTGCTCTTGTCACACAGGCTCAGGTGGCTCGATCACAGAATTGTGGAAATGAGCTTAATAGCTTGACTGTTTGTGCCCCTTTTGTGCTTCCTGGCTCACAAAACTCCAACCCCAGCTCTGAATGCTGCGCCGCAATAAGAGGTGTCGATCAGGGTTGCTACTGCAATACTATGAGGATTATCTCTCGTCTTCCTTCTCAATGCCAACAGTCTCCCATGACTT GTCCATGA
- the LOC122664282 gene encoding cytochrome P450 87A3-like, which translates to MEPILLFAIAIITIYITHWVYSWRNPKCNGKLPPGSMGIPLLGETLQFFSPFTSNDFSPFIKHRMERYGSIFRTSLVGRPVVVSTDQEFNNFIFQQEGKLFEFWYMDTFTEVMWNKKSVPSLQGYIHKYIRSLILNLTGPQNLKEKLLSEMDQATMKQLQSWSTQHANVDLKEAVATMVLNLVSKKLISYDEEKCSKKLRESFADIMGSLISFPLKIPGTPYYNGLQGRKKAITLIRNILYQRRTSPPKHHGDFLDLMLEEMKKDNTILTEDLIVSLIFALIFAFYETISVSITLTMKFLTDHPSVVEELTKEHEMILQKRENKNSRITWEEYKSMTFTTMVINESLRLGNPIPLILRKTMADVHINGYTIPAGWAVMICPPVTHLDPTKFADPLTFNPWRWKGTESNPGKNFMVFGGGARFCVGAEFAKLQITIFLHHLVTKYRWKVIKGGDILREPNVKFPNGFQVQFLEKHK; encoded by the exons ATGGAGCCCATTTTGTTATTCGCCATAGCAATTATTACCATATACATTACACATTGGGTTTACAGTTGGAGGAACCCGAAATGTAATGGTAAACTACCACCTGGTTCCATGGGGATACCTCTCCTTGGTGAGACTCTTCAATTCTTTTCCCCCTTCACATCAAAtgatttttctccttttatcaAACACAGAATGGaaag ATACGGATCGATATTTCGAACCAGTCTAGTTGGTCGGCCGGTTGTAGTATCGACTGATCAGGAATTTAACAATTTCATATTCCAGCAAGAGGGAAAGTTATTTGAGTTTTGGTACATGGATACCTTCACAGAGGTCATGTGGAATAAAAAAAGTGTGCCTTCTCTGCAAGGCTACATTCACAAGTATATAAGGAGCCTGATTTTGAATTTGACTGGTCCACAAAACCTGAAGGAAAAGCTTCTCTCTGAAATGGATCAAGCAACAATGAAACAGCTACAGTCTTGGTCTACCCAACATGCTAATGTCGATTTGAAAGAAGCAGTTGCCACG ATGGTATTAAACCTTGTATCCAAGAAGCTGATTAGTTATGATGAAGAAAAGTGCTCCAAGAAGCTGAGGGAGAGTTTTGCCGATATCATGGGGAGTCTTATCTCCTTTCCTTTGAAAATACCTGGCACTCCTTACTATAATGGTTTACAG GGGCGGAAGAAGGCAATAACATTGATAAGGAACATCTTATATCAAAGGCGCACATCACCTCCCAAGCACCATGGCGATTTTTTGGATCTCATGCTTGAGGAAATGAAGAAAGATAATACAATCCTTACAGAGGATCTCATTGTATCTTTAATATTCGCGCTCATCTTTGCTTTTTACGAAACAATTTCCGTATCCATAACGTTAACCATGAAATTTCTCACAGATCACCCTTCAGTGGTAGAAGAACTAACT AAGGAGCATGAGATGATtctacaaaaaagagaaaataagaactCCAGAATCACATGGGAAGAATACAAATCAATGACTTTTACGACCATG GTTATCAATGAATCACTCAGGTTGGGAAATCCAATCCCCTTGATTTTGAGAAAAACAATGGCAGATGTCCATATAAATG GATACACAATTCCAGCCGGGTGGGCGGTTATGATTTGCCCTCCAGTGACTCATTTGGACCCTACCAAGTTTGCTGATCCCTTGACCTTCAATCCATGGCGATGGAAG GGCACAGAATCAAATCCAGGAAAGAATTTCATGGTTTTTGGTGGTGGAGCAAGATTTTGTGTTGGAGCGGAGTTTGCGAAGCTGCAGATAACCATCTTTCTACATCACTTGGTCACAAAATATAG GTGGAAGGTAATAAAAGGAGGAGATATATTACGAGAACCTAATGTAAAGTTTCCAAATGGTTTTCAAGTTCAATTCTTGGAAAAACATAAATGA
- the LOC122664280 gene encoding probable NOT transcription complex subunit VIP2 yields MSGLFNSGLNGSSSNHQDTAGRPFGSPFSVQSASTAPVFHHTGNVQGMHNIHGSFNIPNMPGTLASRNSAMTSVPPNGVQQPAGSLSTGRFASNNLPVALSQISHASSHGHSGVTNRGGLGVAPIIGNTVPRITSSMGNIVGAGNVGRSLSSAGGLSVSGLASRLNLTGNSGSGSLSVQGPNRLMGGMLPQAPQVLSILGNSYSPGGPLSQSQVQGGNNALSSMGMLNDVNSNDNSPFDINDFPQLSGRPSSAGGSQGQLGSLRKQSVGVLQQNQEFSIQNEDFPALPGYKGGNTDYAMDLHQKEQVNDSAMSMMQSQHFPIGRSSGFSLGGTYASHRQQQQQHSPSVGGSGVPFRSANSQDLLHIHGSDLFPSSHASYHSQVQNNGPPPGLRSVNSPNSVSGLGSYDQLIHQYQQLQSQSQFRLQQMSAVGQSYRDQNVKAMQAVPDRFGLLGLLSVIKLSNPELNSLALGTDLTTLGLNLSSTNDIHKKFASPWSDEPAKGELEYAVPECYYAKLPPTLHQGYFAKFQPETLFYIFYSMPKDDAQLYAANELYNRGWFYHKDLQLWLIRVSNMEPLVKTNTYERGSYLCFDPNTWQTIGKDNFVLHYEMLEKRPVLTQH; encoded by the exons ATGTCAGGCCTATTCAAT TCAGGGCTCAACGGATCATCCTCAAATCATCAAGACACTGCAGGAAGGCCTTTTGGATCACCGTTTTCTGTACAGTCTGCTTCCACTGCCCCTGTTTTTCATCACACTG GAAATGTTCAAGGAATGCATAACATTCATGGGAGCTTCAACATTCCCAACATGCCAGGCACACTTGCATCAAGAAACTCAGCAATGACCAGTGTCCCGCCAAATGGTGTCCAACAACCTGCAGGAAGTCTTTCTACTGGACGTTTTGCATCGAACAACCTTCCTGTTGCTCTTTCTCAG ATCTCTCATGCCAGCTCACATGGGCATTCTGGGGTCACTAATAGAGGAG GATTGGGAGTCGCTCCAATCATAGGAAACACTGTTCCTCGAATTACAAGCTCAATGGGGAACATTGTTGGTGCGGGCAATGTGGGAAGGAGCTTAAGTTCTGCTGGAGGACTGTCCGTGTCTGGTCTTGCTTCTCGTTTGAATTTGACGGGAAATAGCGGGTCTGGTAGTCTTAGTGTACAAGGACCTAACAGACTAATGGGTGGCATGCTTCCACAAG CACCGCAGGTGTTATCAATACTAGGAAATTCTTATTCTCCTGGTGGCCCTTTATCTCAAAGCCAAGTCCAAGGAGGGAATAATGCCTTAAGTTCCATGGGAATGCTAAATGATGTTAACTCTAATGACAATTCTCCTTTTGATATAAACGATTTTCCTCAGTTGAGTGGACGCCCAAGTTCTGCTGGTGGTTCACAAGGTCAATTGG GTTCTCTACGGAAGCAGAGTGTTGGTGTTCTCCAACAAAACCAAGAATTCAGCATCCAAAATGAAGATTTTCCAGCGTTACCTGGATATAAAG GTGGCAATACTGATTATGCAATGGATCTGCACCAAAAAGAACAAGTTAATGACAGTGCCATGTCTATGATGCAATCCCAGCACTTCCCT ATAGGGAGATCAAGTGGCTTCAGCTTAGGAGGTACATATGCATCCCATCGccagcaacaacagcagcatTCTCCATCAGTGGGTGGTAGTGGGGTTCCCTTCAGATCCGCAAATAGCCAAGATCTACTCCATATCCATGGTTCTGATCTATTCCCATCTTCCCATGCAAGCTATCACTCGCAG GTTCAAAATAATGGGCCACCACCTGGATTGAGATCTGTTAACTCTCCCAATTCAGTTTCTGGTTTGGGATCGTATGACCAGCTTATTCATCAATATCAACAGCTCCAGAGCCAGTCTCAGTTTCGATTGCAGCAAATGTCTGCTGTGGGTCAGTCATATAGAGATCAAAATGTGAAGGCCATGCAGGCAGTGCCTGATAGGTTTGGCTTGCTTGGTTTATTAAGTGTCATAAAATTGAGCAATCCAGAGCTGAATTCTCTCGCTCTAGGGACTGATTTGACAACTCTTGGGCTGAATTTGAGTTCAACTAATGATATTCACAAAAAGTTTGCTTCCCCCTGGTCTGATGAGCCTGCTAAGGGAGAACTCGAATACGCAGTGCCAGAGTGCTATTATGCTAAACTACCGCCTACACTACAT CAAGGCTACTTTGCAAAATTCCAGCCAGAGacattgttttatattttttacaG CATGCCAAAAGATGATGCCCAATTGTATGCCGCTAATGAATT GTACAACAGAGGTTGGTTCTACCATAAAGATCTGCAACTGTGGCTCATAAGGGTCTCCAACATGGAGCCTCTGGTTAAAACGAACACGTATGAAAGGGGTTCCTATCTCTGTTTTGACCCAAATACATGGCAAACTATTGGGAAG GATAATTTTGTCCTTCATTATGAAATGTTGGAGAAGAGACCAGTGTTGACGCAACATTAG